In Bacillus cereus ATCC 14579, a single window of DNA contains:
- a CDS encoding adenine deaminase: MGKNHYKWSNKQLREHVEVLDGKRSTHILLKNATYLNSYMREWMTANIWIYNDRIVYVGEQLPEQLTECEVVDCEGKYVVPGYIEPHAHPYQLYNPETLANHAMQFGTTTFINDNLTLFFTLKREEAFRLLDEFNKIPASMYWWCRFDGQTELQNGESLFNSEEIIEWLQHEAVLQGGELTAWPKLLHGDDEMLTWVQETKRLQKKVEGHFPGASETTLAKLKLLGTDCDHEAMTGQEAFTRLMQGYTVSLRNSSIRPDLEVILKELLELGVKQFDRFFFTTDGSHPSFYENGMTNVMISTAIKQGVPVIDAYDMASYNIARYYNMEHVHGSIATGRIANINILESKENPVPISVLAKGKWVKRDGVNTHEALHIDWSKHKVTPLSLDWSIEKEDMIFSNKTGIHLLNNVITKPYTSEINIDCDELSTDHDECFFMMIARDGSWQVNIAVKGFAKELGGLASSYSGTGDIILIGKRKEDMLTAFRRVKELGGGMVIAEKNEVLHEIALPLLGIMSNLKMRELIQEEKQMVKLLQERGYAHDDPAFTILFFSATHLPFIRVTPIGLYDVKSSKVVAPPVNLIKQY, from the coding sequence ATGGGGAAAAATCATTATAAATGGAGTAATAAACAATTACGAGAACATGTTGAAGTACTAGATGGTAAGAGAAGCACACACATATTATTAAAGAATGCAACATATTTAAATTCTTATATGCGCGAGTGGATGACAGCGAACATTTGGATATATAATGATCGAATTGTATACGTAGGGGAGCAGCTGCCAGAGCAATTAACGGAGTGTGAAGTTGTTGATTGCGAAGGAAAGTATGTCGTACCCGGTTACATAGAACCACATGCACATCCGTATCAGTTGTATAACCCAGAGACGCTAGCGAATCATGCGATGCAGTTTGGGACAACAACTTTTATTAATGATAATTTAACTTTATTTTTCACATTAAAGCGTGAAGAAGCATTTCGTTTATTAGATGAATTCAATAAGATTCCAGCAAGTATGTATTGGTGGTGCCGTTTTGACGGACAGACTGAATTGCAAAACGGGGAATCTTTGTTTAATAGTGAAGAAATAATAGAGTGGCTGCAGCATGAAGCGGTTCTTCAAGGTGGCGAGCTAACAGCATGGCCAAAACTATTACATGGCGATGATGAAATGTTAACTTGGGTGCAGGAAACGAAGCGATTGCAAAAGAAAGTAGAAGGACATTTTCCGGGTGCATCTGAAACGACTTTAGCGAAGTTAAAACTGTTAGGTACAGATTGTGATCATGAAGCGATGACAGGGCAGGAAGCTTTCACTCGTCTTATGCAAGGTTACACTGTTTCCTTAAGAAATTCTTCAATCCGCCCAGATTTAGAAGTTATACTGAAAGAATTGTTGGAACTAGGCGTAAAGCAGTTTGATAGATTCTTTTTTACAACAGACGGCTCACATCCTTCGTTTTATGAGAATGGAATGACAAACGTTATGATTTCTACCGCGATAAAACAAGGAGTACCAGTAATAGATGCATACGATATGGCAAGTTATAATATTGCTCGCTATTATAATATGGAACATGTACATGGTTCGATTGCGACAGGTAGAATTGCTAATATCAATATTTTAGAAAGTAAAGAAAACCCAGTACCAATCAGTGTCCTTGCAAAGGGGAAATGGGTGAAGCGTGACGGTGTAAATACACATGAAGCATTACATATAGACTGGAGTAAACATAAAGTAACTCCATTATCATTAGATTGGTCCATAGAAAAAGAGGATATGATTTTCTCTAATAAAACGGGGATACACTTATTAAATAACGTTATTACAAAACCATACACTAGTGAAATCAATATAGACTGTGATGAATTGTCCACAGATCATGATGAATGTTTCTTTATGATGATTGCTCGTGATGGCAGTTGGCAAGTGAATATAGCTGTGAAAGGTTTTGCGAAAGAACTAGGTGGGCTTGCTAGCTCTTATTCTGGTACAGGTGACATCATTCTTATCGGAAAAAGAAAAGAAGATATGCTTACAGCTTTTCGTAGAGTAAAAGAGCTTGGCGGGGGAATGGTAATAGCTGAAAAGAATGAAGTATTACACGAAATAGCATTACCATTGCTCGGGATTATGTCTAATTTAAAAATGAGAGAATTAATACAGGAAGAGAAACAGATGGTGAAATTACTACAAGAGCGTGGCTACGCGCATGATGATCCAGCATTTACAATTTTATTCTTTTCTGCGACGCACTTGCCTTTTATACGAGTAACACCTATAGGATTATATGATGTGAAAAGTAGTAAGGTAGTTGCCCCGCCCGTGAATTTGATAAAGCAATATTAA
- a CDS encoding serine hydrolase domain-containing protein — translation MKKCNSIKLASFAVLLAGTALFTPGFTVTAESTQNISSSSQVHDQKNRNGWKQVMQETVQLGAVGILAKASNNGKTNSFTAGVADLSTKKPVNSDYRFRIGSVTKTFTATTILQLVGENRLQLDDPIEKWLPGLVQGNGYDGNQITIRQLLNHTSGIAEYLKSKDADIMNSKKTYTAEEIVKIGLSLPPDFSPGKDWLYSNTGYVILGMLIEKITGNSYAEEIEKRIIEPLDLSNTFLPGNSPVIPGKNHARGYVKMEGTGELKDITYYNPSLANAAGDMISNADDLNKFFSSLLGGKLLKERELKEMLTTVPIEGKGVGDAYGLGIYETKLPNGVSVWGHGGGIPGFTTFAGGVIGGKHTLAISLNSIGGVDIVPQFNKMMQIEFNK, via the coding sequence ATGAAAAAATGTAATTCAATTAAGTTAGCAAGTTTTGCAGTTTTATTAGCGGGTACTGCTCTATTCACACCTGGTTTTACTGTGACTGCAGAGTCAACCCAAAATATTTCTAGTTCGTCACAAGTACATGATCAAAAGAATCGTAATGGCTGGAAACAAGTAATGCAGGAAACAGTACAGCTTGGTGCTGTAGGAATATTAGCTAAGGCGTCTAATAACGGAAAAACTAATAGTTTTACTGCAGGCGTGGCGGACTTAAGTACAAAGAAACCGGTGAATTCGGATTATCGCTTTCGGATTGGTAGTGTGACGAAGACGTTTACTGCCACGACTATTCTTCAATTAGTAGGAGAAAATCGCTTACAACTTGACGATCCAATTGAAAAGTGGCTACCGGGTCTCGTGCAAGGAAATGGGTATGATGGTAATCAAATTACGATACGACAACTTTTGAATCATACGAGTGGTATCGCTGAATACTTAAAGTCAAAAGACGCGGACATAATGAATTCGAAAAAAACGTATACAGCAGAAGAAATAGTGAAAATAGGCCTTTCGCTGCCTCCAGATTTCTCGCCGGGTAAAGACTGGTTGTATTCAAACACAGGATACGTAATACTAGGAATGCTTATTGAAAAAATAACTGGAAATAGTTATGCGGAAGAAATCGAAAAGCGAATTATTGAACCTTTAGACCTATCAAATACGTTTTTACCAGGAAATTCACCCGTCATCCCAGGAAAGAATCATGCTCGTGGATATGTGAAAATGGAAGGAACAGGCGAGTTGAAAGACATTACGTATTATAATCCGAGTTTAGCTAATGCAGCTGGAGATATGATTTCTAATGCGGATGATTTAAATAAGTTCTTTTCATCTTTACTCGGTGGTAAGTTACTGAAGGAACGCGAGCTAAAAGAAATGCTTACTACAGTTCCTATAGAAGGAAAAGGGGTTGGTGACGCATACGGTCTTGGAATCTATGAGACTAAACTTCCAAACGGTGTTTCAGTTTGGGGGCATGGAGGAGGAATTCCTGGATTTACAACTTTTGCTGGGGGAGTAATTGGAGGCAAACATACATTGGCTATCAGTCTCAACTCTATAGGTGGGGTCGATATTGTTCCGCAGTTTAATAAAATGATGCAAATTGAATTTAATAAATAG